Proteins encoded in a region of the Nostoc sp. MS1 genome:
- a CDS encoding DUF6883 domain-containing protein: protein MRDENSPDAIIADEKITRYLLVPREQDDKSKFLAQAGFTPDNPELLKAAIRQLADTTPAIKDRDNEYGVFYRVTGHLIGINERNLAVITVWLQRAVDGKFQFITLKPNKESVNEL from the coding sequence ATGAGAGATGAAAATTCCCCTGATGCGATTATTGCCGACGAAAAAATCACCCGCTACTTATTAGTACCAAGAGAACAAGACGATAAATCAAAGTTTCTCGCCCAAGCGGGATTTACACCTGACAACCCAGAACTATTAAAAGCAGCAATTCGTCAACTGGCAGATACAACACCAGCAATAAAAGACAGAGATAATGAATATGGGGTGTTCTACCGCGTCACTGGTCACTTAATCGGGATAAACGAGCGAAACTTAGCAGTAATCACAGTTTGGCTGCAAAGGGCGGTTGACGGCAAGTTTCAGTTTATTACCCTCAAACCTAACAAGGAGTCTGTAAATGAACTTTGA
- a CDS encoding DUF4926 domain-containing protein codes for MKLLDVVALTEDLPELELYRGQVGVIVDEYEGEVFEVEFSDLTGQTYAVEALNASQLMVLYHQPIGERTLV; via the coding sequence ATGAAATTATTAGATGTTGTTGCCCTAACCGAAGACTTACCAGAGTTGGAATTATATCGCGGTCAAGTAGGGGTGATTGTAGACGAATATGAAGGAGAAGTGTTTGAAGTAGAATTTAGTGACCTAACAGGACAAACTTACGCAGTAGAAGCTTTAAATGCAAGTCAGCTAATGGTTTTGTATCATCAGCCAATTGGGGAAAGAACCTTAGTATAA